A region of Vigna radiata var. radiata cultivar VC1973A chromosome 6, Vradiata_ver6, whole genome shotgun sequence DNA encodes the following proteins:
- the LOC106763596 gene encoding glutathione S-transferase F8, chloroplastic-like: protein MSLSPFNLKVVGIPTNIDLARVMTCLFEKDVEFRHIPGSIGRRFAVVQEIGKTDFCYESRSTCKYVCEKFSEKGNRELYGRNPLAKKSIEEWMKMEEERFDSPSRILTYYKGLNSFSMRKMSLEELGEMMEIYENTLGKSRYLAGDEFTLADLFHLPHVHGLDNITDTAPLFASPNLSRWWNDISSRHSWMKLLQIRQEYLKRN from the exons aTGTCACTCTCGCCATTTAATCTTAAAGTGGTTGGAATACCAACGAATATCGACTTGGCCAGAGTAATGACATGCCTATTTGAGAAAGATGTTGAATTTCGTCACATTCCTGGG tcaaTAGGACGAAGATTTGCAGTAGTTCAGGAGATCGGGAAAACTGATTTTTGTTACG AATCGAGAAGTACATGCAAGTACGTTTGTGAGAAGTTTAGTGAGAAAGGGAATCGAGAACTGTATGGAAGGAATCCATTGGCAAAGAAGAGCATAGAGGAGTGGATGAAAATGGAGGAGGAGAGATTTGATTCACCTTCACGTATTCTCACGTATTACAAGGGACTTAATTCTTTTTCAATGAGAAAAATGAGTTTAGAAGAGTTGGGTGAGATGATGGAGATATATGAGAATACACTCGGGAAGAGTCGTTACCTAGCTGGGGATGAATTCACACTTGCAGATCTCTTCCATCTTCCCCATGTTCATGGCTTGGACAATATCACTGACACCGCTCCACTATTTGCTTCTCCAAACCTTTCCAGATGGTGGAATGATATCTCCTCTCGTCATTCTTGGATGAAGCTTCTTCAAATTCGCCAAGAATACTTGAAAAGGAATTAA